A stretch of Lathyrus oleraceus cultivar Zhongwan6 chromosome 6, CAAS_Psat_ZW6_1.0, whole genome shotgun sequence DNA encodes these proteins:
- the LOC127097063 gene encoding ethylene-responsive transcription factor ERF104: MEQTFESTFSFWSSNILETQNCNNMTQTSFSKPPRSSSNLSNRKPSLMNIKIPSITKPLPQQNTEEDNKHYRGVRRRPWGKFAAEIRDPNRKGSRVWLGTFDTAIEAAKAYDKAAFQMRGSKAILNFPLDVATDESTDSSVSLSSSKNIKVGEKRQREEGNYVEIEIKSTSSNNNKQVKKEEGVSVCPLTPSCWKGFWDTDVMGTIFSVPPLSPLSPLMGC, from the coding sequence ATGGAACAAACCTTTGAGTCCACCTTCAGTTTTTGGTCCTCAAACATCCTAGAAACTCAAAATTGCAATAACATGACACAAACATCTTTCTCTAAGCCTCCAAGATCATCCTCCAATCTAAGCAACCGGAAACCCTCTTTGATGAACATCAAAATTCCTTCTATAACCAAACCTCTCCCACAACAAAACACTGAAGAGGATAATAAGCACTATAGAGGTGTTAGAAGAAGACCATGGGGGAAATTTGCTGCAGAAATCCGTGACCCTAACAGAAAAGGGTCAAGGGTGTGGCTTGGAACCTTTGACACCGCCATAGAAGCTGCAAAAGCTTATGATAAAGCTGCTTTTCAGATGAGAGGAAGTAAGGCCATATTGAACTTTCCTCTAGATGTTGCAACCGATGAATCTACAGATTCATCGGTTTCACTTTCTAGCTCAAAAAACATCAAAGTTGGCGAGAAAAGACAAAGAGAAGAAGGAAATTACGTTGAAATTGAGATAAAAAGCACtagtagtaataataataaacaaGTGAAGAAAGAAGAAGGAGTTTCAGTTTGTCCTCTAACTCCTTCATGTTGGAAAGGGTTTTGGGATACTGATGTTATGGGAACTATCTTCAGTGTTCCTCCTTTGTCACCTTTATCTCCACTTATGGGATGTTGA